One window of the Anopheles cruzii chromosome 2, idAnoCruzAS_RS32_06, whole genome shotgun sequence genome contains the following:
- the LOC128278990 gene encoding E3 ubiquitin-protein ligase RNF113A-like encodes MKPFQAAEKSALDTSNEAEEAESSVVVASDKRKKANPNIQSTSVVRQKQNHSAGADATNSSEDDESVVVSYKSKRSAQAEGPRDQGATAELEIETEKDRDAQAIYQKSIDINKEQEGKEDDKVYRGLNNYTQFFKKKDSAQGNAASGMVRKGPIRAPANIRSTVRWDYQPDICKDYKETGYCGFGDSCKFLHDRSDYKHGWQLEQEGPTGTGNTYAADDSDGDDTKYEIHSDEEDLPFKCFICRESFVDPIITKCKHYFCERCALTQYKKSSRCAICGVQTNGVFNPAKELIARLKTREMEEQNSDSD; translated from the exons ATGAAACCGTTTCAGGCGGCAGAGAAGTCGGCCCTGGACACTAGTA atgaagcagaagaagcagagtcctctgtggtggtggcgagcgACAAGCGGAAGAAGGCCAATCCGAACATACAGAGCACTTCGGTTGTGcgacaaaaacagaaccattCAGCTGGCGCGGATGCTACCAACTCAAGCGAAGATGATGAGAGCGTCGTTGTGAGCTACAAGTCCAAGCGTTCCGCCCAGGCAGAAGGACCGCGCGATCAGGGCGCTACCGCGGAGCTGGAGATCGAAACCGAGAAAGATCGGGACGCACAGGCCATCTACCAGAAGAGCATCGACATCAACAAGGAGCAGGAAGGGAAGGAGGACGACAAAGTGTACCGTGGGTTGAACAATTACACGCAGTTCTTCAAGAAGAAAGACAGTGCCCAGGGCAACGCAGCGTCGGGAATGGTGCGGAAGGGGCCGATTCGGGCGCCGGCCAACATTCGCTCCACCGTGCGCTGGGACTATCAGCCGGACATCTGCAAGGACTACAAAGAGACGGGATACTGTGGGTTTGGCGATAGTTGCAAGTTTTTGCACGATCGCAGCGATTACAAGCACGGCTGGCAGCTGGAACAGGAAGGACCGACGGGCACGGGCAACACCTACGCGGCAGACGATTCCGATGGCGATGACACCAAATACGAGATCCATTCTGACGAAGAAGACTTGCCGTTCAAGTGTTTCATTTGTCGTGAAAGTTTTGTCGATCCGATTATTACAAA GTGTAAACATTATTTCTGCGAGCGTTGCGCTTTGACGCAGTACAAAAAATCATCCCGTTGCGCAATCTGTGGCGTGCAGACGAACGGTGTCTTTAACCCGGCCAAGGAGCTAATTGCTCGGTTGAAGACTAGAGAGATGGAAGAGCAGAACTCGGACAGTGATTAG